The genomic stretch TATCGATCGTCGATATTAACCAGCACCCTATGCAGTTTTTCGAAATGTATGGTAAAAACTCTCCGCCGCCAGGGTTCTGGCGGCAACGTTCTCAGGGCGGGGTGTAATTCCCCACCGGCGGTAATTGCGCGCAATGCGCATAGCCCGCGAGCGCTTGGCGCCTTGGACTGCTCACGCAGGACGGCGGCAAGGTCAGCAGACCCGGTGTGATCCCGGGGCCGACGGTCATAGTCCGGATGAAGAGAGAACGGGATTGGCGCCTGAGGGCCGTGCGCGACAAGTCATGCCAGGCATGCTTGATTCGACCGTACCCTTAAATCCCATTCGATTCATAACGCCCTGTTTTTTTCATAAACAGGAGTCAGAACATGCAACCCACCGCAATCGACAGCAAGAGCAAAAACCACCACGGTGAGCGCGTCGCGTTTATCCAGGCTTGCTGGCACAAAGATATTGTTGATCAGAGCCGTAAAGGCTTTCTCGCCGAAATGATCGCCCAGGGCTACCAGGAGTCGGATATCGATTTCTTTGAAGTCGGCGGCGCCTTTGAGATGCCCCTGCACGCCAAGCTGCTGGCCAAGTCCGGCCGTTACGCCGGTATTGTCGCGGCAGCCCTGGTGGTGGACGGTGGGATCTACCGCCATGAGTTCGTCGCCCAATCGGTGGTCAGCGGCCTGATGCAGGTGCAACTGGAAACCGAAGTGCCGGTGTTCTCGGTGTCCCTGACGCCGCATCACTTCCACGCCGGCCAGGAACATCACACGTTCTTCTTTGAACACTTTGTACACAAGGGCAAGGAAGCCGCGCAGACCTGTGCCGATACCCTGCACAAAATCCGCGCAATCCGCCGCAATGAGTCACGCGCCTTAGCAGTCTAAGCCGCACCGCAAAACCAATTGTGGGAGCGGGCTTGCTCGCGAATGCGGTGGATCAGTCAATACATTGGGTGACTGAAACTGCGCATTCGCGAGCAAGCCCGCTCCCACATTTGGATCTAGGCCAGGCCAGCGTCCGTGGTCGGCACAATCAGGATGCCTGCCCGCAGGCCATTCTTGACCTTCGGGTTTGGGAAGATGATGCGCGCGCCCTCCTCCTCGATCACCCAGCGGGTCTTGGCGATGTCTTCCGCCAACAGATAGCCCTTCTCCAACAGCGAAAAGTTTTCCACATCCGCCGGTAAATGCAGGATGAAGGCATCGCTGTGCTTGATGATTTCCCGTGCCACGCTGAACAACTTCAGGCCGTCCAGGCCCTCGGTCGCCGGTTCGTTGCCTTCGATGATCTGCTTGAGGCGGGTTTCCAGGCGCGACACATCCACCCCCTGGTTCTGCCCGAATGGCCGGGCCTTGCCCAACTCCAGGGTGAATGACTCGGCCCCCAGTTGCTCGTAGGTGAACGCCGTGAAGGTGATGGACGTCTTGTTCTGCAACAGCACCGCCTCCATCCCGGCCGCCCGCAGACGGGCCAGTTCGGCGCGGGAGTGCTGGCGCCCCTCCTTGAAGGGGTACAGGGCGAACTGCTCGATCTTCGAGCCCCGGATGGCCGTGTGCAGGTCGTAGTGCAAGCGGCTACGGCCAGGCACGCCGAAGAACGTACGGGCCAACTGCTCAAGCTCGGCAGCGCGCATGGCTTCAGGGCCAATGCTTTGCTCGTGGCGGCCATTGAACAGCCGGTTGACGTCCTGTTCGAGATAACGCTCGCCGCGGCGCATGGCCTCGGGGTTGCCGAACAGGAACAGAATACGGGTGCGGGGCTTGATCTCCCCACGGGCGATGCCATGCAACAAGCGGTCGGCCAATTCGATCGGCGCGGTTTCGTTGCCATGGATGCCGGACGACAGCAACAGATCGCCGCCGTTGTCTCGCGCCTCAGGTGGCCGCACTTCCAATGCGCCCTCACTGAGCCAGCGCATTTGCACGCCGTCGACAGTCAGTTGAATTTTTTGCGCCGGTTCACGACCGGCGAGGGTCAGTTCAAGCAGTTTGCCGAGGGCGAGCATAGAGCAGCTTCCTTAGTGGTTGCAGCCTGGGCCATGGACGTGATCATCGTCATCACCTTCAACGTCGGCCGGTTCCATTTCCAGCTGCAGGCTCATCAGGTTGGTGGCCAGGGGGCGCATCAGCAGGTTGGCGTATTCGGCATCACCTTCTTCCACATCCACGCCGATCAGCAGTTGGCCACGGCCGTCGTGCTGGATCCAGATTTCCTTGCCCTGCCACACCACCGCGAGGCGGGTGCAGGAGGTTTCCAGCTGGGTGCCGTCGGTGTCTTCAAGGATCAGCTTCAGGGTATCGGTGCTCATAAATAGGTCTCAGCCGTGGGGCATTAATTGATCTGGAAAGGATAAACCGCGCCCAGTTTAAGGATTTGCGTCAGTTCATCCAATGCCGTGCGACATTCGAGCAGCAACTGCGGGTCAGCCAGATCGGTTTCGCGCAGGCTGTCGCGGTAGTGCTTGCCGACCCACTGGGTCAACGTTTCGTACAACGGTGCAGTCATGATAACCCCTGGATTGACCGCCGCCAGTTCAGTCTCCTTCAACGCCACGCGCAAACGCAGGCAGGCCGGGCCGCCACCGTTCTGCATGCTTTGCTTGAGGTCGAAGACCTTCACTTCGCCAATCGGCCCGCCAGAGCGGGTCAGGCTTTGCAGGTACTGCCAGACGCGCTCGTTGTTGCGGCACTCTTCGGGCACAATCAGCAGCATGGAACCGTCGGCGCGGCTCAGCAACTGGCTATTGAACAGGTAGGAGCGCACGGCATCTTCAACGCTGACCAGGGCGCGGGGCACGCAGATCGCCTGGAAATTACCACCGACCTTGCCCAGCTTGGCCTGCAGTTCAGCGAGCATCTGTTCGGTATTGAGGAACGCATCCTCGTGATAGAACAGTACTTCACCGTTGCCCACCGCGATCACGTCGTTGTGGAACACCCCGGCATCGATCACGGCCGGGTTCTGCTGGCCGTAGACCACACCGTCATCCCGCAGGCCGTGCAAGCGGGCGACCGCCTGGGATGCTTCGAGGGTCTGGCGCGCCGGGTACTTTTGCGGCGCCGGGTAGCGGGTGTCGAACGCACTGCGGCCAAACACGAAAAACTCCACGCCCGCCTCGCCATATTCACGGCAGAAGCGGGTGTGGTTGGCTGCGCCTTCGTCACCGAACTGCGCCACGGCCGGCAACGCGGCGTGGTGGGCGAAGTGCTGCGGATCGGCAAACATCGCCCCCAGCACGCGGCTGGTGGTCGGGTGCTCGATGCTGCGGTGGTATTTGCAGTTGAGGTTGGCGGCCGTGAAATGCACGCGGCCGTCGAACGTGTCGGCGCTCGGGCTGACAGTGGCGGCGTTGGCCACCCACATGCTCGATGCGGAACAGCTGGCAACCAGCAATGGCATGGCTTGCCTGGCCGCCTGCTCGATCACCTGAGCGTCGCTGCCAGCAAAACCAAGGCGGCGCAGCGCGGCGACATCCGGACGCTCCTGGGGCGCAAGCACGCCTTGCACAAAACCCATGTCCATCAGGGCTTTCATTTTCGCCAGGCCCTGCAGCGCCGCTTCCTTGGGGTTGGAAGATTGCTGGCTGTTGCTCTGGGACGCGACGTTGCCGTAGGACAAACCGCCGTAGTTATGGGTCGGCCCCACGAGACCGTCAAAATTGACTTCACAGGATTTCATCGGCGAGGCTCCACGAACATCTGTTTTTATAAACAATCTTCATCACACCACAGATCGAATGTGGGAGCGGGCTTGCTCGCGAAGGCGGCGGACCAGTTACCTAATCTATCAACTGACAGACTGCATTCGCGAGCAAGCCCGCTCCCACATTTTTAGATCAGCGTAATGCCTGGGGTGAGGGTTGCTGGCAGCACCAAACTCGGTGTTTCCAACGAAGCCACCGGGTACGCGCAGTAATCCGCCGCGTAGTAGGCACTGGCGCGATGATTGCCGGACGCCCCTACCCCACCAAATGGCGCGGTGCTCGCGGCGCCGGTCAGCTGTTTGTTCCAATTGACGATACCGGCACGGCTCTCCAGCCAGAACTGCTGGTAGCGCGCCTCGGAGTCCGACAACAGACCAGCGGCCAGGCCATATTGGGTGTTGTTGGCTTCGCTGATCGCCGCTTCGAAATCTGCGTAGCGAATCACCTGCAGCAGCGGGCCGAACAGCTCTTCGTCTTCGCGCTCGGTCACGGCCGTCACGTCGATGATGCCTGGCGTCAGCAAGGCTGCCTGCGCCTGGGGCTGGGTCATTTCCAGCAACGCCACGGCACCGTTGGCCAGCATCAGCTCCTGGGCATCCATCAAGGCCTTGGCCGCGCCCAGGGAAATCACCGAGCCCATGAACGGCGGCGGTTGCTGGTCGAAGGCACCCACGGCAATCGTCGCGCTGACGGCCACCAGGCGCGCCAGCAATGCATCGCCCCAAGCGCCTTCCGGCACCAGCAGGCGCCGCGCGCAGGTGCAACGCTGGCCGGCAGAAATGAAAGCCGACTGGATAATGGTGTAGACCGCCGCATCGACATCGGCCACCTGGTCCACCACCAGTGGGTTGTTGCCGCCCATCTCCAGCGCGAGGATCTTGTCCGGGCGCCCGGCAAATTGCTGGTGCAGGTGGTTGCCGGTGCGGCTGGAGCCGGTGAAGAACAGGCCGTCGATGCCTGGATTGGCGGCCAGGGCAATCCCGGTCTCCCGCGCGCCTTGCAGCAGGTTCAATACCCCAGCAGGCAGGCCGGCTTCGACCCAGCACTGGACCGTCAGCTCAGCCACTTTAGGGGTCAGCTCGCTCGGTTTGAACAGCACGGTATTACCCGCGAGCAAGGCCGGGACGATATGCCCGTTCGGCAAATGGCCGGGGAAGTTGTAAGGGCCAAACACCGCAACCACACCGTGAGGC from Pseudomonas fluorescens encodes the following:
- the astD gene encoding succinylglutamate-semialdehyde dehydrogenase; this encodes MMNSLYIAGSWLAGQGERFESLNPVTQQVVWAGNGATAEQVESAVQAARQAFPAWAKRPLEERISVLETFATTLKSRAEEIARCIGEETGKPLWESATEVTSMANKIAISVQSYRERTGEKNGPLGDASAVLRHKPHGVVAVFGPYNFPGHLPNGHIVPALLAGNTVLFKPSELTPKVAELTVQCWVEAGLPAGVLNLLQGARETGIALAANPGIDGLFFTGSSRTGNHLHQQFAGRPDKILALEMGGNNPLVVDQVADVDAAVYTIIQSAFISAGQRCTCARRLLVPEGAWGDALLARLVAVSATIAVGAFDQQPPPFMGSVISLGAAKALMDAQELMLANGAVALLEMTQPQAQAALLTPGIIDVTAVTEREDEELFGPLLQVIRYADFEAAISEANNTQYGLAAGLLSDSEARYQQFWLESRAGIVNWNKQLTGAASTAPFGGVGASGNHRASAYYAADYCAYPVASLETPSLVLPATLTPGITLI
- the astB gene encoding N-succinylarginine dihydrolase, whose protein sequence is MKSCEVNFDGLVGPTHNYGGLSYGNVASQSNSQQSSNPKEAALQGLAKMKALMDMGFVQGVLAPQERPDVAALRRLGFAGSDAQVIEQAARQAMPLLVASCSASSMWVANAATVSPSADTFDGRVHFTAANLNCKYHRSIEHPTTSRVLGAMFADPQHFAHHAALPAVAQFGDEGAANHTRFCREYGEAGVEFFVFGRSAFDTRYPAPQKYPARQTLEASQAVARLHGLRDDGVVYGQQNPAVIDAGVFHNDVIAVGNGEVLFYHEDAFLNTEQMLAELQAKLGKVGGNFQAICVPRALVSVEDAVRSYLFNSQLLSRADGSMLLIVPEECRNNERVWQYLQSLTRSGGPIGEVKVFDLKQSMQNGGGPACLRLRVALKETELAAVNPGVIMTAPLYETLTQWVGKHYRDSLRETDLADPQLLLECRTALDELTQILKLGAVYPFQIN
- a CDS encoding 6,7-dimethyl-8-ribityllumazine synthase — translated: MQPTAIDSKSKNHHGERVAFIQACWHKDIVDQSRKGFLAEMIAQGYQESDIDFFEVGGAFEMPLHAKLLAKSGRYAGIVAAALVVDGGIYRHEFVAQSVVSGLMQVQLETEVPVFSVSLTPHHFHAGQEHHTFFFEHFVHKGKEAAQTCADTLHKIRAIRRNESRALAV
- the astE gene encoding succinylglutamate desuccinylase, producing MLALGKLLELTLAGREPAQKIQLTVDGVQMRWLSEGALEVRPPEARDNGGDLLLSSGIHGNETAPIELADRLLHGIARGEIKPRTRILFLFGNPEAMRRGERYLEQDVNRLFNGRHEQSIGPEAMRAAELEQLARTFFGVPGRSRLHYDLHTAIRGSKIEQFALYPFKEGRQHSRAELARLRAAGMEAVLLQNKTSITFTAFTYEQLGAESFTLELGKARPFGQNQGVDVSRLETRLKQIIEGNEPATEGLDGLKLFSVAREIIKHSDAFILHLPADVENFSLLEKGYLLAEDIAKTRWVIEEEGARIIFPNPKVKNGLRAGILIVPTTDAGLA